The sequence GCAGGGAGGAGGTGATGCCGTGGGTGTGCTCCGTGCCGCCCTGGAGGTAGATGCCGCAACGGAGTCCGGGGTCGGTCGCCACCCGGTAGTCGCGCTCGACCCGGACCCGGCCCAGCTCGTCGCGCTGGCACCGGTCGGCGACCGCGCCGAGGACCCCCAGGCCGTCGGCCGGCAGGTATCCGGTGGCGCAGACGACGACATCGGCCTCCAGCGCGGCCGCCTCGCCGGTGACCAGGTTCTCGACGGTCGCGCGGACCGCACCGGGTATCTCCTCGGCGGCCGTGAGGCGCGAGACGTTCAGGAAGCGCAGCCGCTCCGTACCCAGCACCTTCTCCTGGTACGCCTGCCGGTAGAGGTCGTCGATGAGGTCGATGTCCACCACGGAGTAGTTGGTGTTCCCGTGGTAGCCCATCAGCCGGCGCTTCACCTCCTCCGGTGCGGTGAAGTACGCGTCGACGGCCTCCGGGTCGAAGATCCGGTTGGCGAAGCTGCTGTCGTCCGCCGGGCTGTAGCCGTAGCGGGAGAACACCGCGCAGACCTCCGCGGCCGGGAAGCGGCGGTGCAGGTAGGCGACCGCCTCGGCGGCGCTCTGGCCGGCACCGACCACGACGAAGCGGCCGGGCTCGGTGCCGTCGAGGGCGCCGATGTTGCGCAGCAGGTCGGAGTTGTGCCAGACCCGCTCGCCCCGCTCGACGCCCTCGGGCATGACCGGGCGCAGCCCGGTGCCGATGACGAGGTTGCGCGCGCGGTGGACCACGGTCTCGTCCCCGGACCGGGCCGTGACGTCCAGGTACTCCACCACGCCGTCGCGCAGGACGGGTTCGACGGAGACGACCCGGTGGCCGTAGGAGACCATGTCGTCGACCTTCGCCGCGGCCCACTCGAAGTAGTCGTGGAACTCGACCCGGAGCGGGAAGAGGTTCTTGTGGTTGACGAAGTCGATCAGGCGGCCTCTGCTCTGCAGGTAGCAGAGGAAGCTGTACTCGCTCGCCGGGTTCCGGAGCGTCACCAGGTCCTTGAGGAAGGACACCTGCATCGTCGCGTCGTCGATGAGCATGCCCCGGTGCCAGCCGAAGCCGGGTTGCTGCTCGAAGAAGTGCGCGGTGACGGCCTGGTGCCTCCCGACGCGCTCGTTGTGCTCGCTCAGCGCGATCGCCATGGCGACGTTCGACGGCCCGAAGCCGATACCGATCAGGTCGTGGATCAGTGCTGCGTCGCCGGGAAGGGCCCGAGGCATGTCACTCCCATTCGTGCGCCGGTTTGAACTTAGGCAAGGCTAACCTGATCAATCTTGAGTGTCGACCGGGCGGACGGTCAAATCCTCCACCGCCGGTCAACTCCGCCCCGGAAGGGAGCCGTTGCACGGTTAGGTAAGCCTTGCTTTACTTTCCGTGTCAGTTCGCCAGCCCGAGGAGGAACGCTGATGCGGGTCGTCATGTTCGGTTATCAGACCTGGGGCCACCGCACCCTGAAGGCGCTCCTGGAATCCGAGCACGACGTCGTGCTGGTGGTGACGCACCCCCGGAGCGAGCACGCCTACGAGAAGATCTGGAGCGACTCGGTCGCCGACCTCGCCGAGGAGCACGGCGTCCCGGTCCTGATCCGCAACCGCCCGGACGACGACGAGCTGCTGCGGCGCCTGGAGGAGGCCGCCCCGGACATCATCGTCGCCAACAACTGGCGGACCTGGATCCCGCCCCGGATCTACACCCTGCCGAAGCACGGCACCCTCAACATCCACGACTCGCTGCTGCCCAAGTACGCCGGTTTCTCGCCGCTGATCTGGGCCCTCGTCAACGGCGAGTCCGAGGTCGGCGTCACCGCGCACCTGATGGACGAGGTGCTCGACGCTGGCGACATCGTGCGGCAGGAGGCGGTCGCCGTCGGTCCGACCGACACCGCCACCGACCTGTTCCACCGGACGGTCGAGCTGATCGCCCCCGTCACCATCGGCGCCCTCGACCTGATCGCCGGCGGCCGCACGGACTTCACCAAGCAGGACCGCTCGCAGGCCAGCTTCTTCCACAAGCGGGCGGAGGAGGACATCCGGATCGACTGGGGCTGGCCCGCCGACGTGCTGGAACGCCTGGTCCGCGCCCAGTCCGCCCCCTATCCGGCGGCCTTCACCTTCCACCGGGGCAGGCGCCTGGAGATCCTCGCCGCCGTCGTCTCCGAGGGCCGCTACGGCGGCACCCCCGGCCGGATCTTCTACCGCGAGGGCGAGGGCGTGGTGATCGTCGCGGGCGCCGACGCGCGCACCGGCCGCAACCACGGCCTGGCCGTCACCCGGGTCCGCACCGAGGACGGCCGGGAGCTGGCGGCCACCGAGTACTTCACCGCGATGGGCGGCTACCTCACCGCCCGGCCCTGACCACCGGCGGGCCCCGGGGCCCCGCGCCGCGCGGGCGGTGCGGGGCCCCGCCGTCAGGGCCGCCGCCGGAACCGCGGTCGGGCCCGCCGCGAGGACCGGTGCCAGGACCGGTGCCGGGACCGGTGCCGGGACCGCGGTCAGGCCCGCCGCGCGGGCGGCCTCCGCACCGGCCGCAGACCGAAGTGCTCGGCGTCCAGGTGCTCGGATAGCAGCGCGAGAATGTCCGCGAGCCGCTCCCGGTCCGCCGTCGAGAGCGGGGCGAGCACGTCGTCGTCGACGGCCGCCAGCTCCACGTCGACGGCGGCCGCGACCTCGCGGCCCGTGCGGGTCAGCCTGGTCAGCGTCCGGCGGCGGTCCGCCTCGTCGCGGGCGCAGGTGACATGACCGGCGGCCACGAGGTCCCCGACCACCCGGGCCACGTCGGCCGAGGACAGCCCGAGCCGCTCGGCCAGTTCGGCCTTGGAGAGGCCGGGCGTGTCCCCCAGGGCGCAGAGCACCATCACGTGCCAGAGCTTGAGCCCGCGGCCCGCCGCCTCCTCCGCGAGGAGCCGCCGGGCGGCCCGGCCGACGAGCGCCATCAGGAAACTGCTGCGGGCCAGCAGGCCCGGTGGACCCTCCCGCCCGATGTGCGAGCAGCCGGCCGGCGCGGCGGACCCGCGGGAGCGGGCCGGGCGTCCGGGGGCGCCCTCGGGCGCGGTCGCGCCGGAGGCGCGCTGTGCGCCGGGCATACGGTTCGTCATGGAACGTGCCTCCCCTGTCGATCGATCGTGCGTCGTCGCACCGCACAGGCCGGTGACCGACCCTCGGTGTCCCCCCGATCGCGTCTTCGATTTAGGATAGCCTTACCTAAGTTGACAGTGAAGGCGGTGCTCCGCCCGACCTCCCGGGGGACTGTGGCGTGCTACCCGCCCGACCGAAGACCCGACCCGCCGCCCACCCGCCGGGCGGCCCCGCCGAACGGACCACCACCCGGCCGCCGCGGCCCGACCGGCACCGCGCCGCCCGGTGGCGCGCGGCGGGACTCTGCGCGGCCCTGCTGCTGCTCCTCCTGATCACCGTGCTCAGCGTGTCGGTGGGCGCGCGCTCGATCCCCTTCGGCACCGTCCTGCGCGGCCTGTTCTCACCGGACGGCACCGAGAACGCGGTCATCGTCCAGGACTACCGGCTCACCCGTACCCTGCTCGGACTCGCCGTCGGCGCGGGCCTCGGGCTCGCCGGCGCCCTGATGCAGGCGCTGACCCGCAATCCGCTCGCCGACCCCGGACTGCTGGGCATCGAGTCCGGCGCGTCCGCCGCCGTGGTGGCCGCGATCGGCTTCCTCCACGTCACCAGCCCGAGCGGCTACGTCTGGTTCGCCATGGCGGGCTCCGCGCTGACCGCGGCGGCCGTCCACACCCTCGGCACGGCCGGGCGCGGCGCGCCCTCGCCGATCCGGCTGGTCCTCGCCGGAACCGCCGTCAACGCCTCGCTGATCGCCGGGATCTCCACCCTGACCTTCCTGGACCGGGACTCCTTCGCCGCGCTGCGGATCTGGTCGGTCGGCACCCTCGCCGGCCGCGGCGACGACGTCCTGGTGCAGGTCCTGCCGTTCCTGCTGGTCGGCGTGGTCCTGGCGCTGGCATTGGCCGGCCCGCTGAACGCGCTGGCGCTCGGCGACGAACTGGGCAGCGCGCTCGGCGCCCGGCCGGTCCGCACCCGGGTGCTGGTCGCCGTCGCGGTGGCGCTGCTCTGCGGGGCGGCCACCGCGGCGGTCGGGCCCGTCGGCTTCGTCGGCCTGATCGTGCCGCACGCCGTCCGGCTGGTCACCGGGCCGGACCAGCGCTGGCTGCTCGGCTACTGCCTGGTGCTCTCCCCCGCGCTGCTCCTCGGCGCCGACGTGCTCGGCCGGCTGCTGGTGCGCCCGGACGAACTGGCGGTCGGCATCGTCACCGCCGCCCTCGGCGCCCCCGTGCTCGTCGTCCTGGTCCGCCGCCGGAAGGTGCCCCAGCTGTGACGTCCCGTCCGGAGGACCTCGCCCTCCCCCTCCCCCCGTTGTCCGCCGCGCCGGGCGCGATCGACCCGGGCGCGCTCGTCCCGGGTCTGCGGATCCGCCTCGGCCCGCTGCGCCTTCGGGTCGCCCGGCGCCCGCTGGCCACCGGTCTCGGCCTGCTCGCGGCCCTGCTCGTGGTGGGCGTCGCCGCGCTGGGGACGGGCGACTTCCAGGTCTCCCCCGCCGATGTGCTCCGCACCCTGGCCGGCCACGGCACCGGCACCACCGACTACGTGGTGAACGATCTGCGACTGCCCCGGCTGGCGCTCGGCACCGTGGTCGGCGCCGCGCTGGGGCTCAGTGGCGCGGTGTTCCAGAGCCTGGCCCGCAACCCCCTCGGCAGCCCGGACCTGATCGGCTTCGAGACCGGTGCGGCGACCGGCGCCCTGCTCCAGATCCTGGTCCTGGGCGGAGGCCCGTTCGCGGTCGCGCTGGGCGCCGTGGGCGGCGGCTTCGCCACCGCGCTGGTCGTCTACCTGCTGGCGTACCGGCGCGGGGTGCAGGGCTACCGGCTGATCGTGGTCGGCATCGCCGCCGGCGCGCTGCTCAGCTCGGTGAACGCCTATCTGATGACGGAGGCCTCGATCGACGAGGCACAGGCGGCGGCGGTGTGGCTGACCGGCTCGCTGAACGGCCGGGGCTGGGAGCAGTTCGCCCCGGCCGCGGCGGCGGTCGGACTGCTCCTCCCCGCAGTGCTGCTGATGGGCCGCCACCTGCGGCTGATGGAGTCCGGCGACGACAGTGCCAAGGCGCTGGGCGTCCCGGTGGAACGCTCCCGCGCGCTGCTGGTGGTGTGCGCGGTCCTGCTGGCGGCGGTCGCCACCGCGAGCGCCGGGCCGGTCTCCTTCGTGGCACTGGCCGCGCCGCAGCTGGCCCGGAGGCTGTCCGGCGCGGCCGGGGTGAGCCTGCTGCCGTCGGCGCTGATGGGCGCGGTGCTGCTGTGCGCGGCGGACCTCGCGGCGCAGCGGGTGCTGGCGCCGGTCCAGCTCCCGGTGGGCATCATGACGGCGGCGATCGGCGGGCTGTACCTGGTCTGGCTGCTCTCGCACGAATGGCGGTCGGGCCGGCGCTGACCGGGCGCCGGGCGGGGCGGAGAACGGGCGGGGCGGGGAACGAGCGGGGCGGGGAACGAGCGGGGGCGGGGACGACGGCGGGGCCCGTCCGGAGCGGTCCGGACGGGCCCCGACGCACGGCCCGCGGTTCAGCCGGCGGCCGCCTCCTCCTCGTCGTCCTCGTCCGGCTCGTGGTGGTCGAGGTTGACGGTCCCGCGCTTCCAGTAGCCGTCGACGTCGGTGATGTCGCGGTCGAAGCCCAGCGCCCGCAGGTGCCGCCGGATCGGCCTCAACTCGCCCGCCTCGCCCGCGATCCAGACGTAGGGCACGCCGGGCGGGTGCTCCAGGTCGCGGATCGCGGTGTACAGCCGGTCGCTGTCGCCGTGGGCGCGGCCGTCGCGGTGCAGCCAGACGATGTCGGCGTTCGCGCGGGTCTCCAGGTGGTGCTCCTCGGCCGCGTCGTCGACGAGCACGAAGACCTTGGCCACCGCGCCCTCGGGCAGGATCTCCAGGTACCGGGCGACGCCGGGCAGCCCGGTCTCGTCGCAGCCGAGCAGGTACCAGTCGAAGTCCAGGTCGGCCAGCACGGAGCCGCGCGGCCCGGCCAGGCCGAGCTTCTGCCCCGGCGCGGCCTGCTCGGCCCAGACGGAGGCGACACCGCTGCCGTGCAGCACGAAGTCGAGGTCCAGCTCGCCGGCCTCGCGGTCGAAGCGCCGGGTGGTGTAGTCGCGGGAGATCGGGTACGGCGGGGAGTCGGGGAAGATCAGGCCCTCGTCGTCGTCCCCCAGCAGGGGCAGCACCGGCTCGGTCTCGCCGGGCGCCGGGAAGAAGGCCTTCACGTGGTCGGCGGGCGCCTGGTCGACGAAGCCGGCCAGTTCGGGTCCGCCGAGGGTGACCCGGACCATCCGGGGCGTGATCCGGGTGACCCGGAGGACCTCCAGGGTCCGCAGCGCGAGGTCGTGGTAGACGGTCTTGATCCGGTGGGCGTTGTCGCTCATGGGTGTCCTCGTTTCGGGCCGGGGGAAGCACGGAGCCCCCCGGGAAGTGCGGCCGGACGGCGGCAGCCGGTCCGGCGGTACGGCGGCGCGGCGCCCGGCGGGGCCCGGGCGGCGCGGCGGCCGCTCACACCCCCTCCGCCAGCGCGCGCTGCACCAAGGGACCGATCCGGTCCAGGGCGGGAGGGTCCATCAGCTCGTCGTGGGAGACGTCGAGGACGTGCTCCACCAGCCGGCCGCGCAGGTACCCGGGCCAGACCAGGCCCGGGGCGTCCCCGGGGGCGGTGGTGCGGGCCGCGGTGACGAACAGGGCGTCACCCGTCCACTCCGGGGTGCGGCTTCGCGCCAGCAGCCGCACGCAGTGGAGGTTGGTGTCGACCACGGCCTCCAGCAGGTCGCGGTCGAAGCCGGCGAGGAGACCCCGGCTGTCGCGGACCGCGGCGATCGCCCGCTCCCGGTCGACGGCGCCCCCGGCTCCCTCCCCCTCGTCCCCGCCCGCCGGGGCGATCCCGGCGACACCGAGCAGGAAGCCGCTCTCCTCCTCGGCGAGGCGCTCGCGGAACGCCGGGTCGTCGGCGAACGCCCAGTCCTCGGTCTCCGGCGGGTAGGCGTCCAGCAGTCCGAGGAAGGCCACCTCCTCGCCGTCCCGCTGGAGCAGCGCGGCCATGGTGTGCGCGACCGTGCCGCCGAAGGAGTAGCCCAGCAGGTGGTACGGGCCGTGCGGGCGGACCGCGCGCAGCTCGGCGAGGTAGAGCTCGGCGAGCCCGCGGACGTCGTCGACGTCCGGGAGTTCGCCCCGCAGACCGGGCGACTGGAGGCCGTAGAGCGGGCGCTCCGGGTCGAGGTGGCGCAGCAGCCCGGCGTACTGCCAGCTGAAGCCCGAGGCCGGGTGGACGCAGAACAGCGGTGGCAGCGATCCCCGTTCGCGCAGCGGCAGCAGGGTGCGCAGCGCGTCGGCGCGGGCGTCGGTGCCGATCCGGGCGGCGGCCTCGGCCACGGTCGGCGCCGTCATCAGGGTCGCCACCTGGACCGGGGTGTTGAGTTCGGCGCGGATCCGGCCGGCCAGGCGCATGGCGAGCAGGGAGTGGCCGCCGAGTTCGAAGAAGTTGTCGTCGACGCCGACGGCGGGCAGGCCCAGCACCTCGGCGAAGAGCCGGCAGAGCAGTTCCTCGCGGGTGTCGGCGGGCGGGCGCCCGGCCGGGCCGGCGGCGGGCGGGGCGGGCAGCGCCGCCCGGTCGAGCTTGCCGTTGACGGTGAGCGGCAGCGCGGGGAGGGTGACGAAGGCGGCCGGCACCAGGTACTCGGGCAGAGTGGCGGCGAGCCCGGCGCGCAGTTCGGCCGGCCCGGCCGGGTGCCCGGGCACGGGCACCGTGTAGGCGACGAGGCGGTGCCCGGCCGGGCCGGGCCGGGCGACGACGGCGGCGGCGGCCACCGCGTCCAGGGCCAGCAGCGCCGACTCGACCTCGCCCGGCTCGACCCGGAAGCCGCGGATCTTCACCTGCTGGTCGGTGCGGCCGAGGTAGTCGATCGGGCCGTCCGGGCGGCGGCGCACCAGGTCCCCGGTGCGGTACATCCGGCCGCCGGGCGGGCCGTACGGGTCGGCGACGAAGCGGGCGGCGGTCGGTCCGGGTCGGTCGTGGTAGCCGCGGGCCAGGCCGTCGCCGGACAGGTACAGCTCGCCGGGGGTCCCGTCCGGCACCGGGCGCAGCGCGTGGTCGAGCACCAGGGCGCGGGTGTTCATGATCGGGCGTCCGACGGTGGCGGTGCGGCTCTCGTCCACACCGCTGCCGAGTGCGTTGATGGTGTACTCGGTCGGGCCGTAGAGGTTGTAGCCGGTGGTGCCGTCGGTCCGGGCCAGCAGCTGCCAGAGCGACTCGGGGACGGCCTCGCCGCCGAGCAGCACCAGCAGCGGCCGGTGCCGGCCGGGGTCGAGCAGTCCGGCCTCGACCAGCTGCTGGGCGTAGGAGGGCGTGACGTTGAGGACGTCGATCCGCTCGCGCCGGTAGTGCTCGACCAGGGCCTGCGGGTCGAGCCGGAGCCGCTCGTCGATCACGTGCACCTCGTGCCCGTCGACCAGCCAGAACAGCTCCTCCCAGGACATGTCGAAGGCGAAGGAGACGGTGTGCGCGATGCGCAGCCGGCGGCCGTCGGCGCGTTCCTCGACCGGGGCGAAGATCCTGGCCCGGTGGTTGACCAGCATGGTGGTCAGGCCGCGGTGCGGGACGACGACGCCCTTGGGGCGGCCGGTGGAGCCGGAGGTGTGGATGACGTACGCCGGGTGGTCGAGGTGCCGGGGGCCGGGCAGGTCGGCGGCGGTGACCGGGGCCGGGTCGGCGGGGCCGGGCGGACCGGCCGGGTCGTCCAGCAGCAGCCGGTGGGTGCCGGGGTCCTCCGGCAGCCGGTCCGCGACGGCGGCGACGGTGACCAGGCAGCACGGGCGGACGTCCTCGACCATCGCGGCCAGCCGCTCGTCCGGGTGGTCGAGGTCCAGCGGCAGGTAGGCGGCGCCGCTGCGCAGCACGGCGAACAGCGCGGCGACGTAGTCGGCCGACCGCGGCAGGGCGAGCGCGACCACGGCCTCGGGTCCGGCGCCGCGGGCGAGCAGGGCCCGGGCGAGCCGGTCGGCGCGGCGGTCGAGTTCGGCGTAGCTCAACCGCTCGCCGCCGCAGACCAGGGCGGTGGCGTCGGGAGTGCGGGCGGCCCGCTCGGCGAGCAGCCGGTCGACGGTGGTGGCGGGGACGGGGTGGCCGGTGTCGTCGCCGAGGGCGAGCAGCCGGGCCCGCTCCCCGGGCGGGGTGAGGGCGAGGCGGCCGACCGGGCGGGCGGCGGCGTCCGGCAGGGCGCGCACCAGGGCTTCGAGCCGGTCGGCGACGGCCGCGGCGGTGGCGTCGTCGATCAGGTCGGGGCGGTGGGCGAGGCTGAGTTCGACGGCGCGGTCGGGCGTGACGGCGAGGGTCAGCGGGTAGTGGGTGCCGTCGACGCTGTGGGTCCAGCCGATGGCGTGCCGGGCGACGGCCGCCTCGCGGGCGGCGTCGTCGAGCGGGGTGTTGCGGAAGACGTAGAGGGTGTCGAAGAGCCGGCCGAAGCCGCTGAGCCGCTGGACGCTGCCGAGTCCGGCCTGGTGGTGCGGGAGCATCGCCGCGTGCTCGCGCTGGGTGCGGACCAGGAAGTCGCGGACCGGTTCGCCCGGCCGGACGGTGACCCGGAACGGCAGGGTGTTCATGAACATCCCGATCATCGTGTCCGCGGCGGGGAGCTCCGGCGGCCGGCCGGAGACGGTGGCGCCGAAGACCACGTCGTCCGATCCGGTGAGGCCCGCCAGGGTGAGCGCCCAGGCGGCGCTGAGCACCGTGTTGAGGGTGACGCCGCAGGAGCGGGCGAAGGCGCGCAGGGCGTCGGCGGCCGGTTCGTCCAGCAGGACGGTGCGGACCCGCGCGATCACGGGCTGCCGGGCCGGGTCCTCGGGGGCGACCAGGGTGGCCGCGGGCAGGCCGGCCAGGTGGTCGCGCCAGGCCTCGGCCGACGCCGCGCGGTCGGTGGCGGCGAGGTGCTGGAGGAACTCCCGGTAGGGGGTGGCGGGCGGCAGCGCGTCCTCGTCGCCGCCGTGCTGGTAGAGCGCGAACAGCTCCTCGAAGAACAGCGACTCCGACCAGCCGTCGGTGAGGATGTGGTGCTGCGTCACGCAGAGCACGTACCGCTGGGGGCCGAACCGGAACAGGGTGACCCGCAGCAGCGGCGGGTCGGCCAGGTCGAACCGGGTGGCGGCGTCGGCGTGCGAGAACTCCTCCAGGGCGCGGTCCTGGGCGGCCCGGTCGAGGTGGGCGAGGTCGACCTCGTGCCAGGGCAGCGACCAGCGGCCGGGGACCACCTGCACCGGCTCGTCCAGGCCCTCGTGCCGGAACCCGGCGCGCAGGTTGGGGTGGCGGCGCAGCAGGGCCTCGACGGCGGCCCGCAGCGCGGCGGCGTCGACCGGGTGCAGCAGCTCGACGAAGTTCTGCATCAGGTAGACGTCGAGGGCGCGGTCGTCGTAGACGGCGTGGAAGTACAGGCCCTCCTGGAGCGGGGAGAGCGGCAGGACGTCCGCGGCTCCGGGGCACTGCTCCTCGGCCCGGCGGCGGGTCTCCGCGGGCAGCAGGGCGGCCGCGGCGGCGGTCCGTCCGGGGGCGGGCGCGGTGGCGGCGCCGGCCAGCCGGGCGGGGGTGCGGTGCTCGAAGACGGCGCGCGGGGTGAGGACCAGTTGCTCCTTGCGGAGCCTGGAGACCAGCTGGATCGAGGTGATGGAGTCGCCGCCGAGGGCGAAGAAGTCGTCGTCCACGCCTGCCGCGGTGAGGCCGAGGAGGTCGGCGAAGGCCCGGCAGACCGCGTCCTCGGCGGGGGTGCGCGGGGGCGCGGACCGGGCGTCGCCGGTCAGCGCGGGCACGGGCAGCGCGGCCCGGTCGAGCTTGCCGTTGACGGTGAGCGGCAGCCGGTCGACGGTCACCAGGGCGGCGGGCACCAGGTGGTCGGGCAGCTTCCCGGCCAGGGCGCGGCGGGTGGCGGCCGGGTCGGCGGGGCCGGTGAGGTAGCCGACCAGGCGCCGGACGCCGGGGGTGTCCTCGCGGACCACGACCGCGGCGGTGGCGACGCCCGGCAGGGCGGTGAGGGCGGCCTCGATCTCACCGGGTTCGATCCGGTGGCCGCGGATCTTGACCTGCTCGTCGGCGCGGCCGAGGTACTCCAGGCGGCCGTCGGGCAGACGGCGCACCAGGTCGCCGGTGCGGTACATCCGGGTGCCGGGCGGGCCGCAGGGGTCGGCGAGGAAGCGCTCGGCGGTGAGTCCGGGGCGGCCCAGGTAGCCGCGG comes from Streptomyces sp. TLI_053 and encodes:
- a CDS encoding lysine N(6)-hydroxylase/L-ornithine N(5)-oxygenase family protein translates to MPRALPGDAALIHDLIGIGFGPSNVAMAIALSEHNERVGRHQAVTAHFFEQQPGFGWHRGMLIDDATMQVSFLKDLVTLRNPASEYSFLCYLQSRGRLIDFVNHKNLFPLRVEFHDYFEWAAAKVDDMVSYGHRVVSVEPVLRDGVVEYLDVTARSGDETVVHRARNLVIGTGLRPVMPEGVERGERVWHNSDLLRNIGALDGTEPGRFVVVGAGQSAAEAVAYLHRRFPAAEVCAVFSRYGYSPADDSSFANRIFDPEAVDAYFTAPEEVKRRLMGYHGNTNYSVVDIDLIDDLYRQAYQEKVLGTERLRFLNVSRLTAAEEIPGAVRATVENLVTGEAAALEADVVVCATGYLPADGLGVLGAVADRCQRDELGRVRVERDYRVATDPGLRCGIYLQGGTEHTHGITSSLLSNTAVRVGEILDSIVDRGRAAGPVEVPPVSEEAGVRQPTA
- a CDS encoding methionyl-tRNA formyltransferase; translated protein: MRVVMFGYQTWGHRTLKALLESEHDVVLVVTHPRSEHAYEKIWSDSVADLAEEHGVPVLIRNRPDDDELLRRLEEAAPDIIVANNWRTWIPPRIYTLPKHGTLNIHDSLLPKYAGFSPLIWALVNGESEVGVTAHLMDEVLDAGDIVRQEAVAVGPTDTATDLFHRTVELIAPVTIGALDLIAGGRTDFTKQDRSQASFFHKRAEEDIRIDWGWPADVLERLVRAQSAPYPAAFTFHRGRRLEILAAVVSEGRYGGTPGRIFYREGEGVVIVAGADARTGRNHGLAVTRVRTEDGRELAATEYFTAMGGYLTARP
- a CDS encoding MarR family winged helix-turn-helix transcriptional regulator, yielding MTNRMPGAQRASGATAPEGAPGRPARSRGSAAPAGCSHIGREGPPGLLARSSFLMALVGRAARRLLAEEAAGRGLKLWHVMVLCALGDTPGLSKAELAERLGLSSADVARVVGDLVAAGHVTCARDEADRRRTLTRLTRTGREVAAAVDVELAAVDDDVLAPLSTADRERLADILALLSEHLDAEHFGLRPVRRPPARRA
- a CDS encoding iron chelate uptake ABC transporter family permease subunit, which encodes MLPARPKTRPAAHPPGGPAERTTTRPPRPDRHRAARWRAAGLCAALLLLLLITVLSVSVGARSIPFGTVLRGLFSPDGTENAVIVQDYRLTRTLLGLAVGAGLGLAGALMQALTRNPLADPGLLGIESGASAAVVAAIGFLHVTSPSGYVWFAMAGSALTAAAVHTLGTAGRGAPSPIRLVLAGTAVNASLIAGISTLTFLDRDSFAALRIWSVGTLAGRGDDVLVQVLPFLLVGVVLALALAGPLNALALGDELGSALGARPVRTRVLVAVAVALLCGAATAAVGPVGFVGLIVPHAVRLVTGPDQRWLLGYCLVLSPALLLGADVLGRLLVRPDELAVGIVTAALGAPVLVVLVRRRKVPQL
- a CDS encoding iron chelate uptake ABC transporter family permease subunit; protein product: MTSRPEDLALPLPPLSAAPGAIDPGALVPGLRIRLGPLRLRVARRPLATGLGLLAALLVVGVAALGTGDFQVSPADVLRTLAGHGTGTTDYVVNDLRLPRLALGTVVGAALGLSGAVFQSLARNPLGSPDLIGFETGAATGALLQILVLGGGPFAVALGAVGGGFATALVVYLLAYRRGVQGYRLIVVGIAAGALLSSVNAYLMTEASIDEAQAAAVWLTGSLNGRGWEQFAPAAAAVGLLLPAVLLMGRHLRLMESGDDSAKALGVPVERSRALLVVCAVLLAAVATASAGPVSFVALAAPQLARRLSGAAGVSLLPSALMGAVLLCAADLAAQRVLAPVQLPVGIMTAAIGGLYLVWLLSHEWRSGRR
- a CDS encoding siderophore-interacting protein; translation: MSDNAHRIKTVYHDLALRTLEVLRVTRITPRMVRVTLGGPELAGFVDQAPADHVKAFFPAPGETEPVLPLLGDDDEGLIFPDSPPYPISRDYTTRRFDREAGELDLDFVLHGSGVASVWAEQAAPGQKLGLAGPRGSVLADLDFDWYLLGCDETGLPGVARYLEILPEGAVAKVFVLVDDAAEEHHLETRANADIVWLHRDGRAHGDSDRLYTAIRDLEHPPGVPYVWIAGEAGELRPIRRHLRALGFDRDITDVDGYWKRGTVNLDHHEPDEDDEEEAAAG